The segment atcagtgtcaatgagagtgactagcgtctcaaattgactgacaataatgaagtttgtgagaaaagctcattaagtttgtagcactctagtagtgtacaaagtataatgtctttgggttgtagatttgcatctatattctagaatgttcagcacggcagcaatgtaaaaggtagaatgccttgtgcgagggaggaagtgatgttcaacaatgtagcaatgttcacagtaaaaatgtcttgtctttgcgcgagggaggaaatgatgttcaacaatgtagcaatgttcaaagtaaaatgtctgcgaagaagggctagaatgttcgagggtagggagaagaaatagtaggactgacagtgggatggcagcttttgtgaatttgagagagagcagttaggccagacgctgagcaaaactgaataaaaaacttcagtgcggaattcaatctcggtgttatttctggtacgacagcccactctacgtagccatttgacatgttggttacaagtttttagtcagcaggtaaaatgacaatattagtactgtataactttgttctatgaactattacgattcagctaaaatatgctaaacatttctatttttctgtcatttttacaaaaccttctaatctccttaaatattaaaagtattaacacttactagctaactagtctttaaaacagttgctttgtcttctaaaactgagcacgtattttaacggctagtgactgatgggggtTGAAGttgaccgagtttatgcttcgtaaaaagttggataaattcaaaatgtgtgtgtgtgtgcgcgcgcgcgtgcggttttgctaaaggaataatataggaagggactttgataggtgctgcgtgtttgttatgtaagttgataaaaatgataactgatgtgctctgctgttcgtcgcagcaaacacttttttaaatgaggttattaacgacactcgatgaagacttgtttaggcatttacttctttggttcttcctctttacatgtagaagtataaatcacttacatagagaacatttccttgcacgtcagtgagcttagtacaaaagggcagcacttagaacaaaaggCTATGTGATACCACAGTGTTGGGATAGACAGAAGACAATTAGAAGAGGTACTAACGAGATTACGAGAGAGATACGTCTTAGCCCTAGGCAGTTTTTAAAAGGTGATTATTGTATgacactacagtcaaatctcgctactatgccacctaccgggaccgagcaaaagtggcatagtaccgagggttcgtaaaaacggctttatttgctcaagttacttgtcagtccaaagctctcaagaatcgtcggctggcgctagctgtctcctctcattctccccctcacctcttcatcctccacccctcccaaccacatccgcacacctgcatcctgtcgctagtcgaccccatCCCGCTCTtccgctgtcacgtgactgtcacccggccagcgaccaccacccccccacatcgccagcctccaccctccctgtgtgcgtgctaggttccatccccactaactgccatgtcccacactaccgtacagtataataatcgagcactgcgtggaatttcacaacttgtgtcttttaacagtcacacaatagtggtatagtaaatttttttttacattgaatttatagtcgggaccgagcaaaagtggcacaataccgagagtggcatagtagcggggtggcatagtagagagatttgactgtattttactattttttttactaaatagaACAGTGTGTGAGATCTTGCAGGCCTTATAAgcaatctttttcaaagtttacgcCTTTGCAACGAAGAGGTCTACTTACCCACGGTAGAGTAAAATGTAACGGGtacaatttcattcactttcttgcATTCATTACTAGCATGGGTACTGCATTTTGTCCAGGTGATGTCCGTTTGCCTGATAATCTTCCTGTCAAATTAGTTGAGTTTGACAAAATGTGTGGATTTATATCGATGCCAGTGCCATGCGCACCACGCACTCATGCACATACCCCTCaagtgctacaagtctgatctttaacatcatttgtcctcatttactaaccactcgcatgtaaacaactttatgttcaagtagtgatgtagatcctagtgcacttgtcctactgtttgcagtctatatttcgttactgaatgtcacggatcagtccgtgcctcctttgttgttttttttttttttttgtggcaattgcgcctgagtttggtgaaaggaaatggaggggggagcGTGGTGGCGTAGCCGGCCCtgtgtgtgttgcccctctgcgatggacagtcaacggcgtaattagttgacggatatagaggtcgtgaaccccacgtgagtttcggacctcacgtgcggctgaaagaatgcgacacctggtctaggGACTGGGGGTGAAGCGTCGGTCGGGGGGAGGagaaacgagtaacaagaggaagtatcgagcagcgagggggggggagagagagccatccagcgatcgagaagctgattgatacagcggcggctgttaattgtgttaattgtgagtggagtgtattgatgacggacttgctgtaccgtgttgctacggagccgctgctgcttgtgttttggggatcgcaacttcagtagacctgctgctgaaggttcctcgccgaatctgctactgggagcggtggacatcgccgagctgagaagttcgagagaagaacaacccgagccgacgactataggcgggcagcatctcatcacagctggggagtgttgagcaagtgggctccactctcgtacttgacaacgacgacgacacaccgaccgcgtggagggccatcgctgtcgtctttaaaaagtcgtgcaatggagtgttgaggacactgacgatttgattgtccgctggtgccgacaacgcaaagtaagacttttgccttttgagtttacctccagagagagagagggaaggtcgtaccccccattgtttatctccaccgtcaacgttagagggagaataagacggtttacacggactgtgtgtatgtgtttgatgaacatttatgagcacacggactgtgtgtatgtgtttgatgaacatttatgagcacacggacattgctggtggctagaaaggTGCTCGGAGAGACGAAACGTTAGatgtggattgaaacggacatgtgtatgagaactgttgtagcagcctgcgcgctgACGTAGTGTCGGTGTTGAACCAACCTAGGATGTATACATATGATTTAGAACggataacagtgaacttgtgctgtatggtttaatttgacctcctggaaattcttgtattacaatttatgggttttttttttttagtattttttttctttttggtgtataataaataacagaacgtctcaatctgaagtgatctcttgtcgttcttcgtaaagaatgcgcaatgtccgactaccggtcgtgacactgaatgaagtgtagatattgagattcgaattgtaaacatacattatatactgggaaaataatttacgattacaagtacgaggggcccggagaggtcgtctgtcccggggcccgggctggctctcggcggccctgagaACGTGGTAAATCACGGAGAAAAGATGAAACTTAAATTTGACGGATCTGCTTTCTATTAATTTTGTCTTACCTGTTGTTCCGTCACAAATTTTTcgttaatatttaaatatattgttgaGTACAATCGCTATTTTTCCAAGTGTCATCAGGTGTTAGTGTGTGCAGCAGACACCGATAGTGATAGAAGACAATGATCGCAGGTGGGGTATGAAAATTCCATCTTTCTGCTTCGGTGCTTTCTAATGTTCGTGTGGTCATAGTTATCACTAGAATTTGTATTTAATGAACTAGGCGGTTCTTTCTCATTTACTTCTACTGCTCTCACAATTTGACCCTCAGATCTGCATTAGGCCAAACGGCCGACAGGTCCAGCGCTCGGCCACCTGCGTAATATGTAGTTATCCATGATCGATACATGAAACTaatgacacacaaacatgtggaCTTGAATGGCGTATGCTGTGCAAGGTACAGGAGAACTGTGTGCATCAAAAAGACGACAACCtaacaagaagaaacaagaataaCCATAAATGCAAAACGATCCCATAGTGATCTCCCTTGAGACTTAAATGGCTTGTATTCCCAAAAAGTCCTAAAGCAAGCGCTGTCGTTTGTTTCTCGAGACAACAGCAGATGTTGCGTGGTCATTTATAATCTATGGGCTAATGCATGCTTAAATTGAACACTTGGAAATGATAACTTGCCTGAGTTATACTTAGAGTATGTTATCACCAAAGGTAAACATCATTCTGCGGTATGTCCCTGTCATGTGACGCTTCATGTATAGCTAGCTGTAACTTGCTAAAACTAACAGCAAGAAGCAGAGCAGCCAAGGATGTATCCTTTAAGCAGTTGCTCAACGAACATAATCACATGTGATTAGAAAAATCCTATAACCCTACGTGCATTTAAGGAACAACTTCAGAGGCGAAGCAACAGCAATTATGTTGTCGGCAGAAGCTACGAAAAGTGTGGTGCTTGtggtgttgttgctgatgaACTTCGGTCTGGGTATGATTCCCGTGAAATTGATGACTGTAATACAACGGAGATCGGCCACCGCCCTCTACACAGATGATCCCCAGCGATCAAGAGCATTCACGTACAAACGAGTGCTGAGTTTTCTTAGCTGTTTTGCGGCAGGTGTTTTTCTGTCCACTTGTCTTCTAGATCTGCTTCCAGGAGTACGGAGACACTTGAACACTGCCATGATATCATTGAACATGACCACAGGGTTTCCTTTGGCAGAATTTATCCTTTCTATTGGATTATTTATAATACTGATTGTAGAGCAAATTGTATTAACAGTGAAGGAGCGACAGGCAGCTGAAAAAGGCATCAAACAAACACTGTTATCAGAGTCCAGTTCAGATGGCACTGCCTCATGTCAGAAAAGCAGTGAGGGTGACTTCATGAAAGACAGTCAACCTTATGATGGAATCAGTGATAAGCCTTTGGGTAGGGATGAAGATCATTCTCAAGAAGAACATAGTTCCCTACTCCCCGGCAGTACAACCACAGAGGCCAGCCGTGAAGACAGTGAGGAACATCATTATGGTCATCATCATAGCTCCACCTTTCAGAACCATTCGCCTCTTCGAGCACTTCTGATGCTGATAGCACTCTCAATTCATTCCATCTTTGAGGGATTGGCAGTTGGCCTACAGCCCAATGTTGCAGATGTTCTGGGCATCTTTGCAGCACTGGTTGTTCACAAGAGCATTTTGAGCTTTAGCCTTGGTATGAATCTTGTGCAAAGTCGTCTGTCAACTAAAATTTGTATCCGttccattcttttcttttcactaaCCTCACCTATTGGTATTGCCATAGGGATACTTATCACAAATTTATGGGAATCAGTTCTGTCAAGTCTGGTTGATGGGATCTTGCAAGGGGTTGCATCTGGTACATTTTTGTATGTGACATTTTTTGAAGTTCTTCCTTCTGAATTTAACTCTCCACATGACAGGCTTTTTAAGCTTATCTTCTTGATGGTTGGCTATGGGATAGTTAgtggaattttgttttttagtaaCGACGTTACAAAGCCCTTTTGTAATAAAACCGACACTGAGAAAGGGTAATGTCTCACTTCTAAATGTAGCAGTCATAATAATATGACTCATAAATTATACCAGTTGCCTTCTAAGAGTTAAGATGTAAATTTTAGAAAGTTAGCTTATTCAGTTCTGACCTTATATAGATTTTAGAGGGATGTAACTATACAGATATATTgttctgcttttaaaataaaatgctgaagTTACATCCCTAAAAAGAGCAGTAGttcttgaatttaaaaaaaaatctttttgactatAAATGGCTGTACTTATTGAAAGTGGTGTTTCAATACATCAGGATTAAGTAGTTTGGCTGGCAGTGCATTAGGAAGCTTGTGAACATTAGTCACTTAATGTTTTCCCATTTTACAGTGCTGTTCTAGCTTTTACATTAAGATCTTTTGGATCAGAATTTCTGGTGTTTTTGATAGATATAGTCTATTgatgaacaatattttatttcataattttgtttcctaTGAAATCAAATTCATATGGCAATCATCACGTAGATTGAAACTGATATACAAAACTACTTGAGTCCGAATGTCCAATTGTGCCTTAAGTGCTGCTTCTGCTTTGTGATATAATGGATTTTACATTTAAGTGCAATATGTTTTTGGCatattgcaatttttatttttggaatgcTCAGTAACCTTTTAATTCTTGAAAGTTCTATATAATTATCACACATTACAATGGTATGCATGTAATCAGTTTTACTCATGCagaataaaaatgcattatttattactgttgtaTGCGCCTACCTGATTTGTCAGTTTTATCATCCTGTTAGTATTATATAGGAAATGCTCCCTCATATTATCaagttttttatattttactcaGATCTGTGGAAGTAGTCAGTTTTTTCATCGAATCATTATGcaaattttgtgtatgtgtatatgtgtgtgtgtatatataaaagatCATATAAATTTGTAGATTCTTATACAACTGCACACATAACTTTGTACATAGCTTAATTCAAAAATGTACAGAGTATGaatgggagaaagaaagagaagcaggAGGGGATGCAACTTAGTGAGATTTAAAGTAGTATATTGCAGGTATTTTGCAGTTTTGTCAGTAATTGAGAATGAACTGTAAAGAATATATCATGatctaattatttttaatgtagcAAAGTATAAATTGACTGTTTATACAGAGTTTTACTCTTGTTGGCTTCCTTTTCAATTTACTGACCTCTTCTATTTGCATAAACCATTTgcagatttaatttttaaaaaagacctGTTTGCACAAATAAATGACTTGCTAACAAAATCtatgattttgaaaatgttagcATGTATTATTGAAGGTATGTAAATCTTCCATGACTATAACTGATCTCAGACTTGCTTACTATTCTACAAGAAAGTATCATGCCAGTTACTTTAACTTCAGCACagcttagaaaataaaattcagaagcaaaaatttttttatactgaTATTCTCAATGGTAGcaatctaattctaactgaattTTTATGTTTGGCGAAAATACATCAACAATCAATTCTGGTTTAGATTCTTTGCATGCTTATCATTATCTACTTACAGGCAATTAACAATTTGATTTACTGTGGATTTGGAAAAGACATGGGAAGCAACTCTTTGATGCTTTGTGTAATTCTCACCTGATCCTTGTATGCTCATAGTACACAGAAAATCCACACTTATCTCATGGTTTAATGGTGGCAGACTGATATCATACATTCAGCACACGCAGAATTCAAAATATTCGTCTGAATGTATTATTCATTTTACATTGGTATGATTAATATACTCATTCTCAGTTTTAAGCTTTGAATAATGGAttcatattttaaagattaaatttcaagaaaaatcatgTACAAATACAATTTCACTCAATATGTATAGTACAAACAGTGGATACAGTCTTATGCAGCAAAAACAGCAGATATGTCTTAAAGAATGCTTGGTCTTGAAAAATGCTAGATTCAGTTTCAGACAGTCAAaaattttagatgtttttttaacacaaagcaaaaattaaagaaaagcaaatcTCTTACATAAAATCACTAACAATACAGGCAATATATGACAGCtctttttcttgacaaacaGCCTGCAAACATAATTGAACATCTGGACACAGCTCTCTAAGAAGAAGCAAGCAAGCTATGGCAtcctcttttaattttttcttaacacTACATGGAGTTGTGGTTTTGTCACATTCCACGTCTTGCAGCAGCTTCAACAGACTGGTGAGAATAGTATCTGTATGGTGAAAGATGCGTGGCCAAACATTTTTTAGGAGTGACCTTAAAATCCTCAGTGCATTTAGTCTTGACCTTTCTTCTGGCCCATCAAACACTTCAAGGTACTCTGATATCAAACTCACAAGTGTGCCCAAATGACGTACAGCACTTACTTCCATGATATCAATGAAGTCTGCAATGCATTGGGTGAATAATCTCCTGAGAACAATGCCATTCTCAGCACGGGCATTTATAATGAGAATAGACAGTAAGATATCCGCTTGTCTAGCATGGGTTGGTTCTGATGGTTTGGCAGGATCTTTATCCACAACAGGAAGAATAGCTAGCAGGGCTGGGTGCAAACAGTGAATAATATCTGGTTCTCTTGAATAGATCTGATGCTTCAATGCATCAAATACTACACTTGCTCTTCCATACCACCTCAGCTCATCCTGTGACACATTAGTTATGATGTGGTGAAGACACTGAATCCCTAATACCCGGTAATGGACAAGATGGCTGTCTACAAAGTTTAGAGCTGGCGGCAATACAAAATCGAGGTAGGCACTCAGGTGGGGAAATTTTATCATCTGAGTCAGCATCCAGTAGAAGGATTCAATAAACGTAGGATTTTTGTACCAGTTGTCTCTTGTCAGCTTCTGTATAATAAACTGAAGGTAACGACCGCAAACGTTTTTTGTATGAGTTGTAGTGTCTCTTTCCCCAGTTTTCACGTCCATAAGCAGAAGATCTGAGAAAGAATCTACCTTGTACATGTGTCGTAACCGATCAAGCACCAGTAAACAATAACTTTGTATAGCTTCTGTAGACCAAAGGTTCTTCCGCATGTTGCTTGTTATCACTACCAGAAGTTTCGGCAAACATCGCCCtacccattttttttctctttcgccGTTTTCTATGCAAACATCCACGAATACATTTACAAACTTTAATACGCCTTCTGTTTTATCGCTCAGCCTATCAAAGTCCTTCTCTTCAAAGGTAAACTGCTCACAGTCTGGGAATTGCACAGGAATTGCGATGTCGATGATTTGGTCCAAAAGAAGTGAAACATCCGAGGCTGGCATTCCCGAAAATGCCTTTCGTCCAGAGCTTTCTTGTAAATTTGCCGTGGCGAGCTTTAAAAGATCTATCTTTCTTCCACAACATTGTGTTGTGCTTAAGGCttcttttatatctgagaaGCTCATCGAGCTTTGATCCTTGGGCTCTACCATCGTCGCTTCTCTCGCGAGTCTGTTTTCTCCTCCTTGCACAcgagagttacttccccttaGCGACGACTAAAATCATCTATCGGAGTTTTATCGGCTTCTCTTGTCAGATCCTCTCTTTCGAGAGTCGGGAGGGAAGAAGTTGCACCCGGGCTCTGTCATTATGAGATCAGGGTGAAACAACATGGGAAAGGAATCAAGCCTGGTTAACATTTTGCAATTATCTTCAGATCGCTGACCTTTAGCCTGCAAGACGCTTAACACTTTTTAGAGTCACGCATTATTCTTGTAGATTGTGGCCAGTGCAAATCGCCttattttgaaatgattaaaattataaacattttccaaTTTGAAATAgctgttaaaatatataatttcatatttaacatTGTTCCCATTAAAAGCATTTCTTAGCAGCAATGGGGTTAAAGCAACTTGTTTACATATCTTTCAAAAGACTACACTACGGTCATATTTTGTTGTAGCTCATTTGTCGAttagttttaatgtttattttttacttaagcaATTATAACACTTTTTAAGCGTATTTGTTTTGCGTTGCATCTTTGTCGAAATTTAAGGACttttataaagcattttatatttatctaccAACTTGTAGCAGTCAATATTATGTATACCCATTTGTCATCCCACCCTGACAACTTATGGCGCAGTCTCTGTCTTCTCCGTAATTctccttgtttcttttctcagcaTTTTTTCTCCTTCACGTTGCTTTACACGAGGCTCTGTACCGCCTCTTCATCTCTTTTCATGTCTAAAGTTCAAGCGAAGGAACGGTACAATTGAAGCCTGTCATGTAGCTGGCAGGTGTTTACTTACCCCCTCCACTGGCTTCTTGCGTTCATCTCACAGATACAtaccacacacgcacgcacacacacatacaacaaacaCCCACGCactcacacgcatgcatgcaaaCAGCGACCAACCAGTATAACACTTCTCACAATGAGAAACTATAAGACAATAAGTACTTCTCGCAATTAGCAACTAGTACAACGTATATGTCTCAACAAGCAAATAACACATTTCACATAACACATAACAGCAACTTTTACAATACTTATAacagtgaaaacaaatttaataatataGGCACAAAAAACCCTGAAAAATCCACAAGCCACATATATGTGCTTAATGATGAAGTACAAATTTGAAGTACGCCTGCTGATGGGTGTACAAGCTGGACACAGCATGTGAAGATAATAAACTCAACATCTTCGAGAAACCCATCTCTCAAAACTCTGATACATGAGACTAGGTAGATAGCACGCAACAGTAATGTGCATTAAAGGAGTCAGTTCAAAGTAACTCTGTGTCGGAATCGCTCACTTTGGTCAGTTTTGTGCAGCATTTTCTGGCCTCACATAACTTCTGTCAGTCGTTTGGTGTTTACCATTTGCAATCCACCAGTGTCGGTTTCTCCTTCTAAAAAAATACTGTCGGATGTTATAGGACTGTCTGATCAGGTTCGAAATTAGAACAGGGAATTGGATTTCTTCGAAATTAGCAGGAGCAGAgaaaggattttctttaatcCTGTTGATCTCAGGCACTCGGATGTTAGGATGTGATAGATTACTGTATAGATGTGATATATTACTATAGGAGTGGTGAGGGGTGTCTAAGATTGCCTGGGGGTGGGTGGAGAAATATACTGTTAGTATGAGTCCCCATACAGCCATACTTTAATGACCAATCGTGGAAAATCCTGACAGCTGTGTCGGAGTTTACCAGGAGCGAAGAATCCTGACAGCTGTGCCTCACATACTCGTGAAAACACCTGATGGGTATTAGCCACGGGACCCAGACGCATCCGGCTGTGGGAGGATCGCCAAACACTGGCTTCGCACATCCATCTGACTTGTGAGTAAATACTGTTTGGCGAAACCAGTGGCAACGGGTATCTCTCACACAGACCTTCAAGATCCCCTTTTCAAGCTGTCAGCTGCTGCGATGCGGCTGCTCGGGCAAAGTTTTTATACTACCCAATTAATACGTAA is part of the Pomacea canaliculata isolate SZHN2017 linkage group LG13, ASM307304v1, whole genome shotgun sequence genome and harbors:
- the LOC112554637 gene encoding zinc transporter ZIP1-like, whose translation is MLSAEATKSVVLVVLLLMNFGLGMIPVKLMTVIQRRSATALYTDDPQRSRAFTYKRVLSFLSCFAAGVFLSTCLLDLLPGVRRHLNTAMISLNMTTGFPLAEFILSIGLFIILIVEQIVLTVKERQAAEKGIKQTLLSESSSDGTASCQKSSEGDFMKDSQPYDGISDKPLGRDEDHSQEEHSSLLPGSTTTEASREDSEEHHYGHHHSSTFQNHSPLRALLMLIALSIHSIFEGLAVGLQPNVADVLGIFAALVVHKSILSFSLGMNLVQSRLSTKICIRSILFFSLTSPIGIAIGILITNLWESVLSSLVDGILQGVASGTFLYVTFFEVLPSEFNSPHDRLFKLIFLMVGYGIVSGILFFSNDVTKPFCNKTDTEKG
- the LOC112554635 gene encoding TELO2-interacting protein 2-like produces the protein MVEPKDQSSMSFSDIKEALSTTQCCGRKIDLLKLATANLQESSGRKAFSGMPASDVSLLLDQIIDIAIPVQFPDCEQFTFEEKDFDRLSDKTEGVLKFVNVFVDVCIENGEREKKWVGRCLPKLLVVITSNMRKNLWSTEAIQSYCLLVLDRLRHMYKVDSFSDLLLMDVKTGERDTTTHTKNVCGRYLQFIIQKLTRDNWYKNPTFIESFYWMLTQMIKFPHLSAYLDFVLPPALNFVDSHLVHYRVLGIQCLHHIITNVSQDELRWYGRASVVFDALKHQIYSREPDIIHCLHPALLAILPVVDKDPAKPSEPTHARQADILLSILIINARAENGIVLRRLFTQCIADFIDIMEVSAVRHLGTLVSLISEYLEVFDGPEERSRLNALRILRSLLKNVWPRIFHHTDTILTSLLKLLQDVECDKTTTPCSVKKKLKEDAIACLLLLRELCPDVQLCLQAVCQEKELSYIACIVSDFM